A part of Agromyces protaetiae genomic DNA contains:
- the infB gene encoding translation initiation factor IF-2, with the protein MAAKPRVHEIASELGVDSKVALEKLKEMGEYVKGPSSSIEPPVARRLKAALEAAGTPKAAEAPKPAAAARPGAPKPGPKAQAPAPTPAPSAPTATDAPAAPVPAAPLTVAERQALAEKAAAEKAAAEKAAPAESAAEAAASDVAKPASGAPKPGAPRPAAGPKPGGAAPRPGNNPFSSSQGMGSRPAQPRPGNNPFSSSQGMGQRPSPGNIPRPQAPRPGAPRPGAPRPGAPRPGGPRPGGGGGFQRPGGAGGGAGRPGGFGAPRPGGAPGGGPGGFGAPRPAGGGGGRGRGPGGGTAGAFGRGGGKSKSRKSKRTKRAEFEMREAPSLGGVSVPRGDGNTVIRMRRGASISDFADKIDANPGSLVTVLFHLGEMATATESLDEATFEVLGAELGYKIQIVSPEDEDKELLEGFDIDLDQELEDETDEDLEQRPPVVTVMGHVDHGKTRLLDAIRNANVVAGEAGGITQHIGAYQVHTEHEGIERAITFIDTPGHEAFTAMRARGAQVTDIAILVVAADDGIMPQTIEALNHAQSADVPIVVAVNKIDKPDANPAKVRQQLTEFGLVAEEYGGDVIFVDVSAREGIGIDALLDAVLLTADAGLDLRANPNKDARGVAIEAKLDKGRGAVATVLIQSGTLRVGDAIVAGTAYGRVRAMADENGAPVEAATPSRPVQVQGLSSVPRAGDTFLVTEEDRTARQIAEKREAAERNALLAKARKRISLEDFTRALEEGKVESLNLIIKGDVSGAVEALEESLLKIEVDDSVQLRILHRGVGAITESDIDLATIDNAIVIGFNVRPDVKARERAAREGVDVRFYSVIYNAIDDIENSLKGMLKPEYEEVQSGVAEIREVFRSSKFGNIAGVIVRSGTITRNAKARVIRDGVVVGDNLAIESLRRFKDDVTEVRTDFEAGIGLGKYNDIQIGDEIETIEMREKPRA; encoded by the coding sequence GTGGCTGCCAAACCACGCGTACACGAGATCGCATCCGAGCTCGGAGTCGACAGCAAGGTCGCACTCGAGAAGCTCAAAGAGATGGGCGAATACGTCAAGGGCCCGTCGTCCTCGATCGAACCCCCCGTCGCCCGCCGGCTGAAGGCCGCGCTCGAGGCTGCGGGCACCCCCAAGGCTGCGGAGGCTCCCAAGCCCGCCGCCGCTGCGCGCCCCGGCGCGCCCAAGCCCGGCCCCAAGGCGCAGGCCCCCGCCCCGACGCCCGCGCCGAGCGCGCCGACTGCGACCGACGCCCCTGCAGCGCCCGTCCCCGCGGCACCGCTGACGGTGGCCGAGCGCCAGGCGCTCGCCGAGAAGGCGGCCGCTGAGAAGGCCGCCGCTGAGAAGGCCGCTCCGGCCGAGTCCGCGGCCGAGGCTGCGGCGTCGGATGTCGCGAAGCCCGCCTCGGGCGCACCCAAGCCCGGCGCTCCGCGCCCCGCGGCCGGCCCGAAGCCCGGCGGCGCAGCCCCGCGCCCCGGCAACAACCCGTTCTCGAGCTCGCAGGGCATGGGCTCGCGCCCCGCTCAGCCGCGCCCGGGCAACAACCCGTTCTCGAGCTCGCAGGGCATGGGCCAGCGGCCCTCCCCGGGCAACATCCCGCGGCCGCAGGCTCCGCGCCCCGGTGCTCCGCGTCCTGGTGCTCCGCGTCCCGGCGCGCCTCGTCCGGGCGGCCCCCGCCCGGGTGGCGGCGGCGGCTTCCAGCGTCCCGGCGGCGCCGGTGGAGGCGCTGGTCGCCCCGGCGGCTTCGGCGCGCCTCGTCCGGGCGGCGCGCCCGGCGGCGGCCCCGGCGGCTTCGGCGCCCCGCGTCCCGCGGGCGGCGGCGGCGGTCGCGGTCGCGGCCCCGGCGGCGGCACGGCCGGCGCGTTCGGTCGTGGCGGCGGCAAGTCCAAGTCGCGCAAGTCGAAGCGGACGAAGCGGGCAGAATTCGAGATGCGGGAGGCCCCGTCGCTCGGCGGCGTGAGCGTTCCCCGCGGCGACGGCAACACCGTCATCCGGATGCGCCGTGGCGCGTCCATCTCCGACTTCGCCGACAAGATCGACGCGAACCCCGGTTCGCTCGTCACCGTGCTCTTCCACCTCGGTGAGATGGCGACGGCGACCGAGTCTCTCGACGAGGCCACCTTCGAGGTGCTCGGCGCCGAGCTCGGCTACAAGATCCAGATCGTGTCTCCTGAAGACGAAGACAAGGAGCTCCTCGAGGGCTTCGACATCGACCTCGACCAGGAGCTCGAGGACGAGACCGACGAAGACCTCGAGCAGCGTCCGCCGGTCGTGACCGTCATGGGTCACGTCGACCACGGTAAGACGCGACTCCTCGACGCCATCCGCAACGCGAACGTCGTCGCGGGCGAAGCCGGCGGCATCACGCAGCACATCGGTGCGTACCAGGTGCACACCGAGCACGAGGGCATCGAGCGCGCGATCACCTTCATCGACACCCCGGGTCACGAGGCGTTCACCGCCATGCGTGCCCGTGGTGCGCAGGTGACCGACATCGCGATCCTCGTGGTCGCGGCCGACGACGGCATCATGCCGCAGACGATCGAGGCGTTGAACCACGCCCAGTCGGCCGACGTGCCGATCGTGGTGGCGGTCAACAAGATCGACAAGCCCGACGCCAACCCCGCCAAGGTGCGCCAGCAGCTCACCGAGTTCGGCCTCGTCGCCGAGGAGTACGGCGGCGACGTCATCTTCGTCGACGTGTCGGCTCGCGAGGGCATCGGCATCGACGCGCTCCTCGACGCCGTGCTGCTCACGGCCGACGCCGGTCTCGACCTCCGTGCGAACCCCAACAAGGACGCGCGCGGTGTCGCGATCGAGGCGAAGCTCGACAAGGGCCGCGGCGCCGTCGCGACCGTGCTCATCCAGTCGGGCACGCTGCGCGTCGGCGACGCGATCGTCGCGGGAACGGCCTACGGCCGCGTGCGTGCGATGGCCGACGAGAACGGCGCCCCCGTCGAGGCCGCGACCCCGTCGCGTCCCGTCCAGGTGCAGGGTCTCTCGAGCGTTCCGCGCGCCGGCGACACCTTCCTCGTCACCGAAGAAGACCGCACCGCGCGTCAGATCGCCGAGAAGCGCGAAGCCGCCGAGCGCAACGCCCTGCTGGCCAAGGCCCGCAAGCGCATCTCGCTCGAGGACTTCACCCGTGCGCTCGAAGAGGGCAAGGTCGAGTCGCTCAACCTCATCATCAAGGGCGACGTGTCGGGTGCCGTCGAGGCACTCGAAGAGTCGCTCCTCAAGATCGAGGTCGACGACTCGGTGCAGCTGCGCATCCTCCACCGCGGTGTCGGTGCGATCACCGAGAGCGACATCGACCTCGCGACGATCGACAACGCGATCGTCATCGGGTTCAACGTGCGCCCCGACGTCAAGGCGCGCGAGCGCGCCGCCCGCGAGGGTGTCGACGTGCGGTTCTACTCGGTCATCTATAACGCGATCGACGACATCGAGAACTCGCTCAAGGGCATGCTCAAGCCCGAGTACGAAGAGGTCCAGTCGGGTGTCGCCGAGATCCGCGAGGTGTTCCGCTCCTCGAAGTTCGGCAACATCGCGGGTGTCATCGTGCGCTCGGGCACGATCACGCGAAACGCCAAGGCGCGGGTCATCCGCGACGGCGTCGTGGTCGGCGACAACCTCGCCATCGAGTCGCTCCGTCGGTTCAAGGACGACGTCACCGAGGTCCGCACGGACTTCGAGGCGGGCATCGGCCTCGGCAAGTACAACGACATCCAGATCGGCGACGAGATCGAGACGATCGAGATGCGCGAGAAGCCTCGCGCGTAA
- a CDS encoding YlxR family protein, translated as MDPVRTCIGCRARAPRSSLMRVVLRDSQVVTDVSAVLPGRGAWLHPTLECFHLADRRRAFARALKAVGPVDPSEVENRLNGTVIPHE; from the coding sequence ATGGACCCCGTCAGAACGTGCATCGGTTGCCGTGCGCGCGCTCCGCGATCCTCGCTCATGAGGGTCGTCCTCCGAGATTCCCAGGTCGTCACCGATGTGTCGGCCGTGCTTCCCGGCAGAGGCGCGTGGCTGCATCCGACGCTCGAGTGCTTCCACCTCGCCGACCGACGCCGCGCATTCGCGCGAGCGCTCAAAGCGGTGGGGCCGGTAGACCCGAGCGAAGTAGAGAACAGGCTGAACGGCACAGTGATTCCTCATGAGTGA
- the nusA gene encoding transcription termination factor NusA, with product MDIDLSVLRMMEREKEIPFDELVQIIEQAILMAYLKHTNPGQHGHANPSGARAELDRKTGHVSVYISEYDDEGNVIGEAEDSPSDFGRIAAFAAKQVINQRLRDLADDAVLGEFRGREGDIVAGVIQQGPNPRMIHIDLGSVEAILPPEEQVPGEEYPHGQRIRVYVTSVAKGAKGPQITVSRTHPALVRKLFALEVPEIASGVVEIVSLAREAGHRTKIAVRANQPGVNAKGACIGELGQRVRAVTAELGNEKIDIVDWNEDLSTFVASALSPAKVTKAYVVDESLRAVRALVPDYQLSLAIGKEGQNARLAAKLTGAKIDIQPDTAG from the coding sequence ATGGATATCGACCTCAGTGTGCTTCGCATGATGGAGCGCGAGAAGGAGATTCCGTTCGACGAATTGGTGCAGATCATCGAACAGGCCATCTTGATGGCCTATCTCAAGCACACCAACCCCGGCCAGCACGGCCACGCGAACCCGAGCGGCGCGCGCGCCGAACTCGATCGCAAGACCGGTCACGTCTCGGTGTACATCTCCGAGTACGACGATGAGGGCAACGTCATCGGCGAAGCCGAAGACAGCCCGAGCGACTTCGGCCGCATCGCGGCCTTCGCGGCGAAGCAGGTCATCAACCAGCGCCTGCGCGACCTCGCCGACGACGCCGTCCTCGGCGAGTTCCGCGGACGCGAGGGCGACATCGTCGCGGGCGTCATCCAGCAGGGCCCCAACCCGCGGATGATCCACATCGACCTCGGTTCGGTCGAGGCGATCCTGCCGCCGGAAGAGCAGGTGCCCGGCGAGGAGTACCCTCACGGTCAGCGCATCCGCGTCTATGTGACGAGCGTCGCGAAGGGCGCGAAGGGGCCGCAGATCACGGTCTCGCGCACCCACCCCGCACTCGTCCGCAAGCTCTTCGCGCTCGAGGTGCCCGAGATCGCGTCGGGCGTCGTCGAGATCGTCTCGCTCGCTCGCGAGGCCGGCCACCGCACGAAGATCGCGGTCCGAGCGAACCAGCCGGGCGTCAACGCCAAGGGCGCGTGCATCGGCGAACTCGGCCAGCGCGTGCGCGCCGTCACCGCCGAACTCGGCAACGAGAAGATCGACATCGTCGACTGGAACGAAGACCTCTCGACGTTCGTCGCCTCGGCGCTCTCGCCCGCGAAGGTCACGAAGGCCTACGTCGTCGACGAGTCGCTCCGCGCCGTGCGCGCGCTCGTCCCCGACTACCAGCTGTCGCTCGCGATCGGCAAGGAGGGCCAGAACGCCCGCCTCGCTGCGAAGCTCACGGGCGCGAAGATCGACATCCAGCCCGACACGGCAGGTTGA
- a CDS encoding TIGR00730 family Rossman fold protein — MTGGELTDVAADLRAIIVDAGITDNVELVARILATGVGLGEDGTERLDLKIAAAALSEMRSAFRLFAPYRDVPKVTVFGSARTKPDDAPYRAASEVAAALAERGWMVVTGAGPGIMQAAAEGAGADRSLGVAIRLPFEEKANSVIAQSANVVSMKYFFTRKLMLVKESRGFVCVPGGFGTLDEMFELLTLQQTGKAEPVPIVLLDEPGGTFWTGLKRFVDEQLVASGVVSPDDLDRVLITDSVEAAAHEITDFWRNYDSLRWVGDRLVLRLRAEPTDGEVASLNERFGDLLLSGAIKRRGPLKVEREDDDRVELPRLVMRYDQHEVGSLFHLIRAINELASAPAGPVEAR; from the coding sequence ATGACGGGCGGCGAGCTCACGGATGTCGCAGCCGACCTCAGGGCGATCATCGTCGATGCCGGCATCACCGACAATGTCGAACTCGTCGCGCGCATCCTCGCGACGGGTGTCGGCCTCGGCGAAGACGGCACCGAACGGCTCGATCTCAAGATCGCCGCCGCGGCGCTCTCCGAGATGCGTTCGGCGTTCCGGCTGTTCGCGCCCTACCGCGACGTGCCCAAGGTCACCGTGTTCGGGTCGGCGCGCACGAAGCCCGACGACGCGCCCTACCGCGCGGCGTCCGAGGTCGCCGCGGCGCTCGCCGAGCGCGGCTGGATGGTCGTCACGGGCGCCGGTCCCGGCATCATGCAGGCCGCGGCCGAGGGCGCCGGGGCAGACCGGTCGCTCGGCGTCGCGATCCGGCTGCCGTTCGAGGAGAAGGCGAACTCGGTCATCGCCCAGTCGGCGAACGTCGTGTCGATGAAGTACTTCTTCACGCGCAAGCTCATGCTCGTGAAGGAGTCGCGCGGGTTCGTGTGCGTCCCCGGGGGCTTCGGCACGCTCGACGAGATGTTCGAGCTCCTCACGCTGCAGCAGACCGGCAAGGCCGAGCCCGTGCCGATCGTGCTCCTCGACGAGCCGGGCGGCACGTTCTGGACGGGCCTCAAGCGCTTCGTCGACGAGCAGCTCGTGGCCTCGGGCGTCGTGTCGCCCGACGACCTCGACCGCGTGCTCATCACCGACTCCGTCGAGGCCGCGGCGCACGAGATCACCGACTTCTGGCGCAACTACGACTCGCTGCGGTGGGTCGGCGACCGGCTCGTGCTGCGGCTGCGCGCCGAGCCGACCGACGGCGAAGTCGCCTCGCTCAACGAGCGTTTCGGCGATCTGCTCCTGTCGGGCGCGATCAAGCGGCGCGGGCCGCTCAAGGTCGAACGCGAAGACGACGACCGGGTCGAGCTGCCGAGGCTCGTCATGCGCTACGACCAGCACGAGGTCGGCTCGCTCTTCCACCTCATCCGCGCGATCAACGAGCTTGCGAGCGCGCCCGCAGGGCCCGTCGAGGCGCGCTGA